The stretch of DNA TAGAATTGTTACTCAATCCTACTTTAGGTAAAAACCTTGACCGCCAAGAAAAAGAATTTTTAATTCAAGCTCATCAAAAACCTCAACCCAGATTAGACGTAATTTCCAAGCTACAAAAAATTGATTGTTCCTCAATAGAGATCGCAGGAATGGATAGTAGTGATGGTTTAGCCGATGCTATTGTACAAATTTGTCGTTCCAGTAAAGTTGGTGCCATCATAGAAGCAAATACAATTTTACTACAGCCTAGTTTGTTTAAACTAGTTGACTCAAAGCAAGTTTGGGAGTGGATCTTGTATGGCGGAGAAGATTTTGAGCTAGTTCTTTGTTTGCCTTTTCAATTTGCTCAAGCTTTAATTAACCAGTTAAATACAGGTGCAGCTATTATTGGACAAATTACTGCTGAAGAACAAGTAGTTTTGACAGATAGTAACAAGTCAAATTTTTCCCAAGTATTAACTTTAGCTAAAGGATTCCAACACTTTTGAATTTTAATGTTTAATTCAAATGAAATCCAAAAATTACTAGCATTGCGCTGGTAGAAATAAGCTCAAAATGGGAATGCTAGGTCTGTAAGGAGCAGTTAAGCGAGTTTGTTGAATAGCTTAAGTCTAAAGCCAACAAACTTTGAATTGTGAGGAAGTGATCAATTTAGACAAACGTTAAAATGGTCTATTCAATTTTTTGAATCTTCTTCATCTACTTGACAACCTTGACGGAGTGCGCTCCGCGCCCCGTCTGGGATAACAACCTTAGCGTTGATAAGCTGGGGAAGACCCCTCACCTGATTTAGGAGCAGGAATATTTAGCTGATACTATGCCACATTTAGCAGAATCATATCAGATTAAAGAACAAATAATTCAGGTCATCTTGACTGACTCCAATTCCCAAACTATCTTGTCTCATATAGCCGGTCAGATAGGTAACTTTTTTCAGGTTGATGGTTGTGCTGTCATTTACACCCCTAGTACTTCGGCTAATAACAGTCAAATAGGTATTTGGTCTGGACAAAATTTCACGCTTGATTGCCAAGCAATATTAGATTTTTATCAGCAGTTTGAGCATCGAGATTCTGATCGTGATCAAGGCATGGAAGTTTCTTGTACACACAACCCTTTATCTAGCTGTGGACTCCATCTATTCAAAGACAGTTTAAAGAAGTCTTTTGCGAGCGCAGATTTAAGTAAAGAATCTCTCAGTTGGTTAACAATTGAAGAGCGAGAAAAGTTTCCCATTCAAGCTTTATTAGGCATGGTTATTAACGACCGCGTCAAGGGAGCAATTTTACTATTTAAATCTCAGCCCTATCAATGGAATAGTTCCGAACACTTATTATTGCAATCAGTTTCAGAATCCGTGGTAATTGCTTTTTCTCAAATTCAACTACAACAACAAGCACAACTGAAAACTAGATATCAAACTCTCCTCAACCACCTCAGCAGAGAAATGAGTCAAATATCAGATTTAAATTCTTTGCTGAATTTAACTTTGGCAGAAATTGGCAAAGCTCTTGGGGTAGATCGTGGTCTAATTTTCATGCTTAAATACAAAGACCCACTCTTGGCACAAAAAAACCGTCATCGACTTAAAGCTACCGTACAATTGAATTATCATTGGTTGCAACAACCATCAAGCGATCGCCATAAGCTTAATTATTCTTTTAACTTAACTGATTCTGCTTGGCTTGAACGAGCAATTCAACAAGCACCTCAACCATTAGCAATTTCGGATCATGCCGTTTTTCCAGATTTTAGCGACCCTAATTTACCCGAATTTTTTAGAGCCGAGAATTCGTCTTCCTTGTTAATTATGCCTCTAATGGGAAGTGTAACTAGCGAATCTCAATCTTCTTTAGTCTTAGGATTTTTAGTATTACAACAAAATCAACCCAGATTGTGGTTGAGCGATGAATTAGATTTAATTAACTGGATTGCTATTCAAATTAGCACTTCTTTGATTCATCAACAAACCTTAACTCAAGTACAGTCAATTGTTGAAGAAAGAACGGCTCAACTGAAATGGAGTTTGGATGTTCAAGCGAAATTATCCGAAAAAATGCGCCAGCAAATTGACCAATTACGGCAATTAAACGAGCTTAAAGATGATTTTCTTAGTAGCATGAGTCATGAGTTAAAAACTCCTTTAACAAGCATGAAGATTGCCATTAAGATGTTACGTCAACCTCAATTATCTGAAGAACTGCGAGAAAAATATTTAAATATTCTTGAACAGGAATGGCATCGGGAATATAACTTAATTAAAGATTTGTTAACTCTACAACAAGTAGAATCAGGCGAATTTAGTTTCCATCCTCAAGAATTAAATTTAAACCAAATTATTGGTGAATTGGCTGAAGCTTTTACTAAAAAATGGCAGTTTGATAAAGGATTAACCCTCAAAACTAATTTGTCTGACTCAGAACTTAAATTTTATACTGATTCTGAAAGTTTACAGCATATTTTAACGGAATTACTATTAAACGCTGGTAAATATTCTGATCCAGATACTACTATCGATTTGCAAGCAGAATGTCATCCGACTTTGCAAGGACAAACCATGACTATTGTAATTGTCAATCGTGGTGCTGGTATTACACCAGAAGAATTACCTCATATTTTTGATAAGTTTCGTCGAGGCAAAGGAGTTACGAATCGTGCCGTACCTGGTACTGGTTTAGGTTTGGCTTTGGTAAAATATTTAGTCGAGCATCTCAACGGCTCAATTGAGGTTACTAGTGAACCAGTGGAGCATTCTACCGTGTTTTTAACTACTTTTACGATTAAATTACCTCAGTTGCAAATAGTTTAATGGCTTTAGTTATTAAAGCTATACTTTATACTTGTTAAATATTAATTACCTTAAAAGTGAGCATAAGAATAGCGAATTTTTATGAATCAGCAGGGCAAAATCATGCTTAAAAAGACCAACCTGCCTCAGTCATCTAAGGCTAATTATCGCTATTCACCATTTACTCGCCAGTTAATGATCTTTCAGGTTGCTATCAGATTACTTTTGTTTTTGTGGCAAGATCGATTAACTGGAAATAATTCTAGTCGACAAAGACATCGAAGAGCGAAATGGTTGGTTAAAAAATTGCTGATTTTAGGGCCAACTTTTATTAAAATTGGACAGGCTTTATCAACTCGTGCTGATCTGATTCCTTTAGAATATGTGCAGGAATTAAGTTTATTACAAGACCGAGTTCCGCCTTTTAGTTCAGAGTTAGCAGTAGCAGTAATTGAAGCAGAATTAGGGAAACCTTTATATACTTTATTTAGGGATTTTGAATCAATTCCTTTGGCTGCTGCTTCTTTAGGACAAGTACATAAAGCAAGATTGCATACAGGCGAAGATGTCGTTGTTAAAATTCAACGTCCTGGTTTAGAAGCATTATTTAATCTTGATTTTGAACTTTTACATCGTTTAGTTAGATTGGGTAATCGATTTTTGCCTAAGCTAAGAAAGTATAATTTGGAAGCAATTTATCAAGAGTTTTTTGAGCTTTTATACCAAGAAATAGATTATATTCACGAAGGAAAAAATGCCGACCGCTTTCGAGAAAATTTTAGAACTTATAATCGTGTTTTAGTACCTCAAGTTTATTGGGAATATACAACTAAAAAAGTTTTAACTCTTGAATATGTTCCAGGAATCAAAATAGACGATCGCCCTACTTTAGAAGCAAGTCAAATAAATACAAAAGACGTAATTCAATTAGGTATTACTTGTTATCTTAAACAACTATTAGAAGATGGCTTTTTTCAATCGGATCCCCATCCAGGAAATATGGCAGTAAGTCGCAGGGGAGAAATTATTTTTTATGATTTTGGCACGATGGCAGAAGTTAAAGCGATCGCACAAGATCAAATGGTAAAAACTTTTTTTGCTGTTTTAAAAAAGGATACTGATGAAGTAATTCAAACTTTAATTTATATGGGGTTAATTGAACCAGTTGCAGACATGACTCCAATAAAAAGAATGGTTAATTTTTTATTAGAAGAATTTCGAGATAAACCAATTGATGTAAGAGCATTTGAACAGTTAAGTGGTGAAATTTATTTAATGTTTGAACAGCAGCCATTTCGTTTACCACCACAAATGACTTTTATTATCAAATCTTTAACTACTTTGGATGGGATCGCTCGCGCTCTCGATCCTCAATATAATCTTTTAGCAGCAGCACAACCTTTTCTCAAAAATATTGCTTTTACTCAACAACAGGGAAATTTATTAGGAACTTTAGCTAAGCAAACTAAGAATTTTATTCAATATAAATTAAATCAACCAAGTCGTACTGAGTTATCAATTAATCGTTTGGAATCTCGTTTAGAATTAGGAGAATTGCAAGTCCGTGTTCGTTCTTTAGAAAGCGAGCGTGCTTTAAAAAAAATTCAGTTAGGAATTAAAAGTTTAATTTATACTTGTTTAGCAGGTTTCACTTTAATTGCAGCAGCAATTTTGTTGGTTGGTACTTATAAACAAGTTGCTTTAATTTTGTTTGGTTTGTCAGGTTTGTGGTTTTTATTATTATTAAAATCTTTAATTAATTTAGCTTTTCAAGAAAAAGTAGATAAAATTATTCAAAAATAATTGTTAATTTCTAGTTGATAATTGATAGAAAATCCGATTACCAAATTACACATTTATTAATGCCCATGACTGAAAAACAGCAAGGGTTGTACAATTATTGTTTGTAGGTTATGTAAATAAAATTTGGTATGATAACTTGTAACAAACATTTTCAACGATTTGTTCAATATAAAATGGTGATTATAATTGAATATTTTTGCTTTAGACTAAGGGTTATCATCATAGTCATGTGCAAGTGAAAGAGAAAATTTTACAAGTTGCTCATATTCCTCCTGCTCCATAATTTCATTCTGTTCTTCAATTTCTGCTTCAGTTAAACCGAATACAGCTTTTCTAACTTTTGTAGCTAGATTTTCCAAATTTTCTTCAAATGAATGAGTACTGAATAATTCTAAATCTTCACAATCATATTTACTTGCTTTTTCCTCTATCTGTTTCATAAAGTCAATGGCTTTGTTTTCGCTTTCAATAAACTTTAATCTAAAATATTGATCTTTTTCTTTTTCAGTTAAAATATGTAAAATATAATACTTTGATGTTAACCCTTCAGGAAGCAAGCAATTAAATAAAAATCCAAATTTACCTTTATAATAATCGTTTAATGTTTTGAAAACATCCCATAAACAAGATAAATAAAATTCTTTTGGATAATTTTTATTTTCATCTTCAAAAGAATCTACATCTAAAAGAGATTGCCATTTATATTTATCCAATAAATGTTTGAGGTAAAATAACTGTGATGGTGGCAATAGTTTCTCATCCATATTTTTTATTTTTTCTAGTTTTTTACATTAATAAGAATAATTTGATAAATCTAATCTAACTTTTGACTAGGAACTAGTTGTGCGATCTGGATCGCATCCAATTCGAGATATGCATTCATGAATGATATTATTTAGATATCTCCGAAAACGATACAAAGTTTGAGCTGTATTATTTAAAATTTCAAGCGATCACGTATGATAGCTGTAAGAAAAACTAGATGAATTATTGTTAAAATTATCTGCTGATATTTTGGGTTATTTAGCCTAAATCTTTTAATTTACCGACTAAATTTCCGTTACTGGTTATCAGTCAACTATCAACCATAATTATGATTGACATCGAACAAATTATCTCTACAGAATATTCTTTACCTCGACAAAATGTTAGTAATGCTTTAGCTTTATGGCAAGAAGGAGCAACTATTCCGTTTATTGCTCGTTATCGTAAAGAAAAAACTGGTTCATTAGATGAAGTGCAACTGAGAAATATTTTTGAACGCTATACTTATTTAACCGAATTAGAGCAACGCAAACAAACTATTTTAGATGCGATCGCTTCTCAAAATAAATTAACAGAATCTCTCCACAATCAAATTAATACTTGTCTCAATAAAACTGAATTAGAAGACCTTTATTTACCTTATAAACCAAAGCGAAGAACTAAGGCTACTATTGCTAAAGAAAAAGGATTAGAACCTTTAGCTCTATTAATTCAATCTTATAATCAACCCAAAACTTCTCCTAATCTATCTTTAACTCAAGCAGCAACTCAATATGTTGATGAGTCTAAAGGCGTAAAAACCGAGGAAGAAGCCTTAAGTGGAGCAGCAGATATTTTAGCGGAATTAGTAGCAGAAAAAGCAGAAATTAGAGCTTATTTACGTGATTATTTGCTCAAACAAGGTGTTTTTGTGGCTCGGATCAAAGATGAGCATCCCGAAGGCAGTACTAAATACGAAATGTATCGCAACTATCAATGCAGCCTCAGCAAAATTCCCCCTCACAATATTTTGGCTTTGTATCGAGGAGAAGCAGAAGGCATTTTAACAGTAGAAATTGCTTTTGAAGAAGCAGAAGTATTAAATTATTTAGAATCACAAGAAATTAACACTAAAGTAGTAGAAATTCGCGATTTTTATCGTAAAATGCTCAAAGATTCTTTTAATCGTTTGATTAAACCTGCTTTAATTAGAGAAGTAAGAGCGGATCGCAAACAATACGCTGACAACGAATCAATTAAAACCTTTGAAGCCAATTTACGCAACTTATTGTTAGCACCTCCCGCAGGAATGAAACCAACTATGGCTATAGATCCTGGGTTTCGGACTGGTTGTAAAGTAGCAATTCTCGATCAAACAGGGCAATTTCTGGAATATCAAGCCATTTTTCCCCATTCTGGTGACCAAAAACGACAACAAGCTGCCAAAATAATCATCAGTTTAATTAACAAATATCAGATAGAATTAATTGCGATCGGTAATGGTACTGCTTCGCGAGAAAGCGATCAGTTTATTTCAGAAATTTTTCAAGATTTAAAGTCTAAACCTATTAAAGTAATTGTTAATGAATCTGGTGCTTCTGTTTATTCTGCTAGTGAAGTAGCACGCGCTGAATTTCCCGATTTAGATGTTACTGTTAGGGGAGCAATTAGTATAGGCAGAAGATTACAAGATCCTTTAGCAGAGTTAGTTAAAATTGATCCCAAATCAATTGGAGTGGGACAATATCAACACGATGTCGATCAAAAATTACTTCAAACTAAATTAGCCGAAACTGTAGAAAGTTGTGTTAATTATGTAGGAGTAGATTTAAATACTGCCTCTAAAGAATTACTAGTGTTTGTTTCAGGAATTACCCCAACAATTGCCAATAATATTGTTAGCTATCGCAATCAAAAAGGTAAGTTTAATAATCGACGAGAGCTACTAAAAATTCCTAAACTGGGAGCAAAAACTTTTGAACAAGCAGCAGGTTTCTTACGCATCCGCGATGGTGATTTTCCTTTAGATAATACAGCCGTTCATCCTGAAAGTTATCCCTTAGTTAAAAAACTACTGACTGCTTTAAACATTCCTTTAGAACAAATCAATCAAGCTGGTAATCGCCTCAATAACCTTAATCTTAATCAATTTATTACTGATACAATTGGTTTACCTACTTTACAAGATGCGATCGCAGAATTAAAAAAACCTGGTAGAGATCCTAGAGAACAATTTCAATACGCAACTTTTAGAGCAGAAATTACAGAAATTACCCATCTTAAACCAGGAATGATTTTAGAAGGTATAGTCACTAATGTAGTGAATTTTGGAGCTTTTGTCGATCTTGGTGTGCATCAAGATGGATTGGTACATATTTCTGAATTAGCGGCTCGATTTGTCTCAGATCCTAATGAAATTATTAAAGTTGGTCAGGTAGTTAAGGTCAAAGTTTTAGATGTTAACGAAAAATTAAAAAGAATTGCTTTATCAATCAAAGCTGTTACAAATCTCAATTAACATGACTTAGTTTCAGTATGAATAACTAGATTGTTTGGAGAACTTTTAATCTGAAGCTGAAACATTAATTTAATCATGACTACAACCAAGATTGGCTGGCAACGGTTGACACTTTTTTCAAAATTTCAATGTGTTAAACTTTTCTCCTTTTGGTTGTCGGGTTTAGCTTGCTTAAGCCATAATCTTCAACCTCTTAAAGCAGAAGTTAATAATTTAGGCAAAATCCCCAAACAACTTCAACAGCCATTAAATCTACCTCAAAATTCAGAATCTCTCTTGAATGTTTCTCCTGCTTCATCTTTACTACCTACACCACCAAATATTCCCCAATCAATTATTGTCAAAAAATTTAAAGTCATTGGCAGTACAGTTTTTACTCAACAAGAATTAGCAGCAGCAACTGCATTTTATCAAAACCGTCCTTTAAGCTTATCCGAACTTTTTCAAGCTCGTTCTGCCATTACTAAATTATATAGCGATCGCGGTTATCTTAATTCTGGTGCTTATATTCCTCCTCAAGAACTTCAAAACGGAGTCGTTACCATTGCTATTAAAGAAGGAGAGTTAGAAGGAATTAATGTGACAGGGACTAAACGCCTCAATCCTAATTACATTGTTTCTCGTTTGCAAACTGCTGGTCAAACACCAGTTAAAGTAGAAGCTCTTTTAGAAGCATTACAAATGCTGCGCCTGAATCCTTTAATTAAAAATATTTCGGCAGAATTATCAGCAGGTGTTCGTCCTGGTACAAGTTTACTAGAAGTTCAGATCGAGGAAGCAGATGCTTTTAGTGTAGAAACAACCTTTGATAATGCTCGTAGTCCTAGCGTCGGCACAAATCGTCGTCAAATTGGTTTAACTCATAAGAATTTGTTTGGTTTTGGTGATCAATTTTCTTTTGGTTACACCAATACTGATGGTAGCGATGCAATTGATTTAGCTTATGCTCTACCACTCAACCCCAAAAATGGTACGCTCAAGTTGGCTTATGGTAATAACTCTAACAATGTCATTGAAAAACCTTTCAATCCTTTAGATATTGAATCCTTATCCCGTTATTATGAATTAAGTTGGCGACAGCCTTTGATTAATCGACCTAATCAAGAACTAGCTTTAGGTTTCTCTTTTTCTCGTCAAGAAAGCGAAACTTCTTTATTAGACATTCCCTTTGCGTTGTCTCGCGGTGCAGATGAAGCAGGAAAAACCAAGATCTCTGCGTTACGTTTGTTTCAAGAGTTGGTTAATCGAGACGAACAACAAGTTTTTGCGTTAAGTTCTCAATTTAGTATTGGATTAGATTGGTTTAATGCTACTTCTAATGAAGATCTTCAGACATATGTAGCATTTGACTCAAACTTAGGTGATGTTTCCTCTCCCGATAGTACCTTTTTTGCTTGGCGAGGACAATCTCAATGGGTGCGTCGTTTAGATGAAGATTTTCTTTTGTTACTACGAGGAGATCTGCAATTAGCCACCACTGCCTTAGTACCATTAGAACAATTTCGTTTGGGTGGAGTAGATAGTGTCCGTGGTTATCGTCAAGATTTATTGTTAGGAGATAACGGCCTATTTGCTTCGGCAGAACTAAGAATTCCACTCTTCCGTGTCCAAAAACTCGATGGAATCATGCAATTGACTCCCTTTTTCGATCTTGGTACAGTTTGGAATAGTGATGATGTTCCAATTGAGCAAGATTTTCTGTCTGCGGTAGGAATTGGTTTAAACTTTTCAGCAGGTAATCGTCTTAATGCTCGTCTCGACTGGGGTATCCCGTTGGTGAATTTAGAAAACTCAGGCAATTCTTTACAGGAAAACGGAGTTTATTTTTCAATCAATTATAATTTCCTTTAAGCGATTATTTGTTGCAAATTTGTATATTCACTCACATTGATTGGGTGGAAAAAGTAGTAAATACGATTCTTAATTAAAAATAAGTTTATTTTTAAAATAATATTTATCAAGTTTAGTGTATATTAAAAATTGTCAGTTTTTAACATTTTCATTTTTTAATTATCCAAACAAAAGTAAATTTTTTGTAAACTAAAACACTATTAATTTATGAAGTCTAAATTAGGAGGTTGATGAATTACTGAGGTTTTTTTGTGAATTTAAAACTTCAATTAAATAATTAATGATTAACTCAGAGCCAAATTTGGCTCTTAAAAATAAAATAAAAATAAAAAATAAGTAAATATACTTGTAGTACTCAGTAGATAATTAGTGATTTATCAATGATTATTACTTTAGTAGCTTATTTAATATAGATTTGCGTCAATGCATTTCTACTACTACATTGACAAAAGCTAAACATAATTGTTTTCTTTTGTTTAACCACGAACTCAAAACATTAGATCTCACAAGCTTATAAGGAATCAAAGTCTATGATAGCTCGGCTTGGTCAAAAGCTTTTGACGCTTAATAACCGTCACTTTTTTTTCTTAGATGCAATTGTATTTTCAATTACTCCTTTATTAAGCATCATTCTTAGACTAGATGGTTTTACTGCTCTAGAAGAATACAAATACGGACTAATAATAGCAACTTTACTTTCTTTAATTGTTAAGTTAACTATTTTTTCTAGTCTTGGTTTTTATAAACGTTATTGGCGATATGCCAGCATTGATGAATTATTACAAATTGCTTGCCTAACAGTTGCAGCAGTAATTGTAGAGACTATTATTTTAAGTATTCTCCAATATTTTATTAGCTCACCTAATTATTTAGTTCCCCGTTCCCTACCTTTGTTAGATGGGATTTTGAGCTTAGTTTTAGTAGGGGGAATTCGCTTTAGTATTCGTGCCACAGAAAGAGCGAGTCAAAACAAAAGAAAATTTACTAAACGCGATCGCATTTTGATTGTTGGTGCAGGAGATGCTGGTGTATCACTATTGCATGAAATCCAAAGAAATCCTAAATTAGGACTTGAACCAGTAGCTTTTCTCGATGACGATCCTTCAAAATTAAACCTCAAAATTCGAGGCATTGTCGTAGTTGGGAATCGTTATGATTTGCCTGAAGTAGTTTCTACTTATAATATTCGGCAAGTCATCATTGCGATGCCAACAGCTTCGGGACAAATAATTCGCGAAATTGTCGATATTTGTCAAGCACTAGGAGTTAAAACCAGTACCCTACCTGGAATTCAAGAAATTCTCAATCATCCTAGTCATCAGATTAAAGTTAATAGTGTTCGAGATATTAATATTGAAGACTTACTCAGAAGAGAACCAATTCAAACTGATGCAGAAAAAGTCTTTCAGTTTTTAGCAGGAAAGAAAGTCCTAGTTACAGGTGCTGGGGGTTCAATTGGTAGCGAACTTTGTCGACAAATTTTTCGTTGTCGTCCCGCAACCATCATTTTGGTTGGACACGGTGAAAACTCTGTGTTTAATATCCAACAGGAATTAGAACAGATCTTACAAATTTTGCGCCAAGAGCCTAAAAATAGTAAACCAATACCCATTTTAATTCCTTTTATTGCTGATTTACGCTTTAAATCGCGTCTAGAACAAGCTTTTAGAAAATTTAAACCAGATATAGTTTTCCATGCTGCTGCTCACAAACACGTTCCTTTAATGGAATTAAATCAGTCAGAAGCAATCACGAACAATGTAGTTGGTACTAAAAATCTGCTTGATTTGGCAATTGAGTATCAAGTGCAGAATTTCGTGATGATTTCTACTGATAAAGCGGTAAATCCTACTAATGTCATGGGAGCTAGCAAAAGAGTCGCAGAAATGTTGGTACTAAAAGCTGCTCAAACTAGTGGTAAACCTTTTGTTGTAGTTCGTTTTGGTAATGTTTTAGGAAGTAGAGGCAGTGTAGTTCCGACTTTTCAAAAACAGATTGCTAAAGGCGGACCGATCACAATTACTCATCCTGAAATTTGTCGCTACTTTATGACGATTCCAGAAGCAGTGCAGTTAGTATTACAAGCTGCGGTTTTAAGTCGTCAAGGGCAAATTTTTATGCTTAACATGGGAAAACCAGTCAAAATAGTCGATCTAGCCAAAGATTTAATTCGTCTTTCAGGTTACGAAGTTGGCAAAGACATTGAGATTATTTTTACTGGATTGCGTCCAGGAGAAAAACTATACGAAGAATTACTGATTCCTGGAGAAGAATATGAACAAACTCAACATCAAAAACTGTTGATCGTCAAAAACGCTAATGAGATGATTCCAGAGAATTTA from Stanieria cyanosphaera PCC 7437 encodes:
- a CDS encoding GAF domain-containing sensor histidine kinase, whose amino-acid sequence is MPHLAESYQIKEQIIQVILTDSNSQTILSHIAGQIGNFFQVDGCAVIYTPSTSANNSQIGIWSGQNFTLDCQAILDFYQQFEHRDSDRDQGMEVSCTHNPLSSCGLHLFKDSLKKSFASADLSKESLSWLTIEEREKFPIQALLGMVINDRVKGAILLFKSQPYQWNSSEHLLLQSVSESVVIAFSQIQLQQQAQLKTRYQTLLNHLSREMSQISDLNSLLNLTLAEIGKALGVDRGLIFMLKYKDPLLAQKNRHRLKATVQLNYHWLQQPSSDRHKLNYSFNLTDSAWLERAIQQAPQPLAISDHAVFPDFSDPNLPEFFRAENSSSLLIMPLMGSVTSESQSSLVLGFLVLQQNQPRLWLSDELDLINWIAIQISTSLIHQQTLTQVQSIVEERTAQLKWSLDVQAKLSEKMRQQIDQLRQLNELKDDFLSSMSHELKTPLTSMKIAIKMLRQPQLSEELREKYLNILEQEWHREYNLIKDLLTLQQVESGEFSFHPQELNLNQIIGELAEAFTKKWQFDKGLTLKTNLSDSELKFYTDSESLQHILTELLLNAGKYSDPDTTIDLQAECHPTLQGQTMTIVIVNRGAGITPEELPHIFDKFRRGKGVTNRAVPGTGLGLALVKYLVEHLNGSIEVTSEPVEHSTVFLTTFTIKLPQLQIV
- a CDS encoding ShlB/FhaC/HecB family hemolysin secretion/activation protein, which translates into the protein MTTTKIGWQRLTLFSKFQCVKLFSFWLSGLACLSHNLQPLKAEVNNLGKIPKQLQQPLNLPQNSESLLNVSPASSLLPTPPNIPQSIIVKKFKVIGSTVFTQQELAAATAFYQNRPLSLSELFQARSAITKLYSDRGYLNSGAYIPPQELQNGVVTIAIKEGELEGINVTGTKRLNPNYIVSRLQTAGQTPVKVEALLEALQMLRLNPLIKNISAELSAGVRPGTSLLEVQIEEADAFSVETTFDNARSPSVGTNRRQIGLTHKNLFGFGDQFSFGYTNTDGSDAIDLAYALPLNPKNGTLKLAYGNNSNNVIEKPFNPLDIESLSRYYELSWRQPLINRPNQELALGFSFSRQESETSLLDIPFALSRGADEAGKTKISALRLFQELVNRDEQQVFALSSQFSIGLDWFNATSNEDLQTYVAFDSNLGDVSSPDSTFFAWRGQSQWVRRLDEDFLLLLRGDLQLATTALVPLEQFRLGGVDSVRGYRQDLLLGDNGLFASAELRIPLFRVQKLDGIMQLTPFFDLGTVWNSDDVPIEQDFLSAVGIGLNFSAGNRLNARLDWGIPLVNLENSGNSLQENGVYFSINYNFL
- a CDS encoding polysaccharide biosynthesis protein, whose amino-acid sequence is MIARLGQKLLTLNNRHFFFLDAIVFSITPLLSIILRLDGFTALEEYKYGLIIATLLSLIVKLTIFSSLGFYKRYWRYASIDELLQIACLTVAAVIVETIILSILQYFISSPNYLVPRSLPLLDGILSLVLVGGIRFSIRATERASQNKRKFTKRDRILIVGAGDAGVSLLHEIQRNPKLGLEPVAFLDDDPSKLNLKIRGIVVVGNRYDLPEVVSTYNIRQVIIAMPTASGQIIREIVDICQALGVKTSTLPGIQEILNHPSHQIKVNSVRDINIEDLLRREPIQTDAEKVFQFLAGKKVLVTGAGGSIGSELCRQIFRCRPATIILVGHGENSVFNIQQELEQILQILRQEPKNSKPIPILIPFIADLRFKSRLEQAFRKFKPDIVFHAAAHKHVPLMELNQSEAITNNVVGTKNLLDLAIEYQVQNFVMISTDKAVNPTNVMGASKRVAEMLVLKAAQTSGKPFVVVRFGNVLGSRGSVVPTFQKQIAKGGPITITHPEICRYFMTIPEAVQLVLQAAVLSRQGQIFMLNMGKPVKIVDLAKDLIRLSGYEVGKDIEIIFTGLRPGEKLYEELLIPGEEYEQTQHQKLLIVKNANEMIPENLDLAIARLCQAATKHDGSLILFLLEQVVSGYKPNYLPEQEPKHNNRTQFSLINSSETLAEINNKILTIANFNRLKTQDLEQALQQVINRQELRLYYQPIVNLATGQICEFEALIRWHHPQWGELTPIKFLPLAEASGSLIPITEWVIKEVCRQLYTWQKEFPNQQFWSVSINIPSIQILQPNLIRHIKSCLKQYDLKPQSLKLEISENVLRENPYSAMGIVSQLHNIGIQLQIDNFGRICPLYNQLHSNLLYKQFNRIKIDRFLINRIDKDLESFEIVSSIASNINNFGLEIVATGIETKMQLQQLGEINCSHGQGYFFSRPMTVQQLPKLLLENLIPSL
- a CDS encoding Tex family protein is translated as MIDIEQIISTEYSLPRQNVSNALALWQEGATIPFIARYRKEKTGSLDEVQLRNIFERYTYLTELEQRKQTILDAIASQNKLTESLHNQINTCLNKTELEDLYLPYKPKRRTKATIAKEKGLEPLALLIQSYNQPKTSPNLSLTQAATQYVDESKGVKTEEEALSGAADILAELVAEKAEIRAYLRDYLLKQGVFVARIKDEHPEGSTKYEMYRNYQCSLSKIPPHNILALYRGEAEGILTVEIAFEEAEVLNYLESQEINTKVVEIRDFYRKMLKDSFNRLIKPALIREVRADRKQYADNESIKTFEANLRNLLLAPPAGMKPTMAIDPGFRTGCKVAILDQTGQFLEYQAIFPHSGDQKRQQAAKIIISLINKYQIELIAIGNGTASRESDQFISEIFQDLKSKPIKVIVNESGASVYSASEVARAEFPDLDVTVRGAISIGRRLQDPLAELVKIDPKSIGVGQYQHDVDQKLLQTKLAETVESCVNYVGVDLNTASKELLVFVSGITPTIANNIVSYRNQKGKFNNRRELLKIPKLGAKTFEQAAGFLRIRDGDFPLDNTAVHPESYPLVKKLLTALNIPLEQINQAGNRLNNLNLNQFITDTIGLPTLQDAIAELKKPGRDPREQFQYATFRAEITEITHLKPGMILEGIVTNVVNFGAFVDLGVHQDGLVHISELAARFVSDPNEIIKVGQVVKVKVLDVNEKLKRIALSIKAVTNLN
- a CDS encoding ABC1 kinase family protein, which gives rise to MLKKTNLPQSSKANYRYSPFTRQLMIFQVAIRLLLFLWQDRLTGNNSSRQRHRRAKWLVKKLLILGPTFIKIGQALSTRADLIPLEYVQELSLLQDRVPPFSSELAVAVIEAELGKPLYTLFRDFESIPLAAASLGQVHKARLHTGEDVVVKIQRPGLEALFNLDFELLHRLVRLGNRFLPKLRKYNLEAIYQEFFELLYQEIDYIHEGKNADRFRENFRTYNRVLVPQVYWEYTTKKVLTLEYVPGIKIDDRPTLEASQINTKDVIQLGITCYLKQLLEDGFFQSDPHPGNMAVSRRGEIIFYDFGTMAEVKAIAQDQMVKTFFAVLKKDTDEVIQTLIYMGLIEPVADMTPIKRMVNFLLEEFRDKPIDVRAFEQLSGEIYLMFEQQPFRLPPQMTFIIKSLTTLDGIARALDPQYNLLAAAQPFLKNIAFTQQQGNLLGTLAKQTKNFIQYKLNQPSRTELSINRLESRLELGELQVRVRSLESERALKKIQLGIKSLIYTCLAGFTLIAAAILLVGTYKQVALILFGLSGLWFLLLLKSLINLAFQEKVDKIIQK